The Plutella xylostella chromosome 11, ilPluXylo3.1, whole genome shotgun sequence genome contains the following window.
TGAGATATTGGTAGCAAATCTTCTGCTGCTACACGGGTTCTTTATCTAAGTATCATATACAAaagtcactatatcgcgattcatCATAAATACGgagctataaaaatatattatacttacggTGTGAACTTCCTTTATTACATTATGTTATATATTCCTCTTTTTATATTCCTCCTTTTGTCTTTGCCACAAAATAACATCTCTCACTGCCCATTTATCTCTTCCCTAATATTCCttaaaaaatgaatttattcattattttaattaactccACAGATAGCTCCAAACGCGCTAGCCATAGCAATCAACGACCTCAAACCCCGAGACTACAACCCCGACATGCCGGCCATAGAGGAGGACAAAACCAAGATGGCGGCCAAACAGGAAGTGACGACGGAAGACCCTGTTGCGTACGAACCGTGGCGGCAGCAGCCTTGTGATATGTTTTTGAGGCTAGAGTAGGTTATTGTGATGTTTTTGAGCTTTTGAAAAGAAGTAACTAACTGTtataccacaaaaaactttaaacagtgtttaacaAGAATTTAAAACGatatttgacagattttgtaggcgtttgacagctataAATCCCTTTTAaacactgtctaagtttttagGACCTTaaagtccaccaacccgcactaggccagcgtggtggtccttcattggaagaagacccgtgccccagcagtggggacgtgatgggttgtgctGATGACACTTAAAAATATCGCTgccataaatacctacattatgtacGGGGTGTTGCGAAATTTTTGTTCtacaacttttgaaaattcccAAAACAATATTAGCTACTCCTTAGAAACATCATGGTCACATGAGTTTTAACTATGAagcattgttttttttcacgTACCAAAaatcgtagaacaaaagttgctgAACCACCACTTTTAGGCTTAGGtatactataccacttttctACGACGCTACTTCGCCCCTACCAAGTTGCCCACTTTTTCATGCGTgatatgataatgataaggatttttttagattaacttgagtacacttgtccaaaattaataatgcacatgcagatcttcacaccccgaatcattaaatcgtaagagccttaaaaaaacacttgtattttgcaccttgttcgaaagatttaggagtcaatatcagtgtcacataatcgaaaacaaccgatctgtcgaagatttctatgcgcattatcaattttggagcactgtacgtaggtatattcctaatttatttaattaagttgtTATTTTCCGATGATCTCAAACATGAATTAATGGATCGGGAGTCGGGACAGAAGGATGAAGGACTTAATAGAATGTAATAATTGTCATCTTTCCCAATCATCAAGTTCCCATGGGTTTACATACTTACTCaaatagttttagtttttggTAAATGCGACAATAGCGAAAATAAGTGTTAAAGCTAATTATGTGGTTTGACTTTTGAGTGATAAATTGTATACCAATTTTTAGGCTATGATAACTATAGGTtataatttactatttttagtTCAGAACGAAAGGGACGGTTGAACTTGTGTCGCCATATTTAATTCGTTCACTTCTGTgatattaaataatgttttttagtTTCACAACTAAGAATGTCATGTTAAGCAGAAGTTAAGTCTGAACTGCCATTGAGTAGGAATTCATGCTTACGTAGATTTAGTACTGGATCCctatcattaaattaaattaagtttcaTGTAATTATTAGAATTATGCTTTAAGATTATCTTTAGGTAATATgattagtaaattttatgaaataaatgtattttgtaCGTACCCTATCTTTTATTCCTTCAACAGAGCTGAGTTAGCTTATATCTTACCAGACTCGTACCAGATCAATCCTGCATAATCGTAGTTAAAAATTGGTGCTGATTTTTCCACAGAGTTGATACTGGGTTTCAAAAGATTATTGTAGGAGATAGTTTTATTTCTAgcactaacattattctaatTAGTATTAGACAAAATATCAAGTTACAGGTACAATACCATTGCTTTAAcaatgaaggaaaacatcgtgaggaaacctaagtctagatatacttatactatattttactcacagtggaccagcgtgatGGGAAATAATTGAAGCATAGAGATATGCACATGTGCTGTTAGACCGTGGGGATACGCACAAAGATTCCATTCGAGAAAGCCAGGTGCCAGGCCTACACCCCtgcagagaatagaatagaatcctCAGTTACCTGTAAACATAAATTTGTTATACCTTTTTCAATGAGGAAAGACAGCTGATACAAGCAAAAACttcccttattcgaatgtaataagggtcctgtcagatgtctttccctgtgaaacaaggtataggtGTCCTGGATaaacagtgaaaaaaaaaGGTAACGCTCTACATGCTGAATATTTGGTAAGTCAATGACTATGAGGTTTATTTATCATAGCGGttaccgcgagcttcgcttcgccttaaaaaggtttcccgtgggaattccagaataaaaagtagcctatgttctttctcaccAGACCATatgaataccaaatttcatttaaatccgttcagtagttttgtcgtaaaagagtaacagacagacacagttactttcgcatttataatattagtaaggatttgGTTCAGGAATCAAAAACAGCAAGCAAAACATAAccttaaaattaactttattcACAACAATCACTCTCCAACAGGCAAAATCTCACAAATTacactaaaactaactaaatcAATCGTCTTCCACCAGTTCCACGTCTTCGCTATCGTCCTTCTTCTTCGTAGTAAGAGATTTCTTCGCCGAAAGCGCTACTTTGTACGACTCTAAAGCTTCGCTCAAAGGTTCGACGAAACGGTCAAATTCTATATCCTTCATGGCTTCCAGAACATCCTGGCCGGTTAACGTCttctttttattgtttttcacaATGTTGGTGGCTGCGGAGGTAACGTAAAGTACAAAAACAGATGCGGCTTTGGCGAGGCCGGTTCGCGCCTCTTTGGATATCGCTACGCCGTCCGGTAGGGCCTCTTTCACTATTCGGGTGACAACAGTCATTGGCAGGTTTAAGTCTTCGAGTTTTTCAGCCATTTTCACGTGGTTTATTGTTTGAGTAGGTGaataaaaaggtaaataaaGTTGTTACAAAGGAAATTGCGCCAAATTCTGTCTGTTGTCTTTTGAAGTTTGACGTATTGTGTTGTGTACAGTGACAGGCTGTCAGTGACAGTTCTTTGGGGTTGCGTAGGTATGTTGCTTAGAAGTATGGCCACAAAGGTGCGTTTGCGTCAATGACGAAAGAAGTTTCGTGATTGGTTTGCTTTAAAGAATGTTCAAAACGTTCGATTACTTTTTatcaaggactttgtattcataaattaaaaatctgTTTCATGTAAAacactaaaaaataatatgtatttattttattttctctttATCTAAATATGGTATAAAACTAATTTTCCTACGCAATCCGTCTTAGTCCGACTGAAATAAATGTTGCCTCAGTAATAAGAAACAAAACtactatttttcttttatttacgattatatttatttcaaaatacaaaaaaaaaactttaagaaaatctattttaaaaaaactataattaattagttACTATGTTCATATGTTAAAACGTAAATCGGCTGTTGAGGCGCTAACAAGAGAACCGGTGAATCTATAAAACAAAAGGGTatcattacattattatttcgtTTAAAAATGATGCATCAAtacaacaaatttataataattatattctattacATACCATAATTAGAGGTGCAGTTGTTATTTTTCAAGTCATCCAAAGAGCCAGTGTGATGGTTGTTATCCATACTGtaaaaatgttaatttattagtaCTTAATAAGAGTATAGTACAAGTTTAGTAGGTAccataaaaatatgataatgCGGTAAATTTACCATGGAGTTCGGTTGATGTTATTCAATGATCTTGAATATCCACAAGTTTGTAATCCAGAGTTTTGCAAATCGACTAAAGAGCACGCTGGCCTTAGTCTAGCTACCAATTTGTGCTGTATCAGTAGATTTTGGCAGCTAGATGGATTACCATGTAGTGAATTGCAACAATTTGGAGATTCTTGTTCTTGCTTATTTGGTgtctgaatatttttttccggtttgGTCGAGTTTTTCTGACAAGTGCAAACAGATTTCCCACTGTTTTCGTTGTCTTTATGTAGACTAGAGTTGCCAATATTTGTGTTTGTGGAAATTATTCGTTTTGGAAGTTGTCTATTGATGTTCAACTCTGGTTGCTGTTGTGACGAACGATGTATATTTGGGTCTGAAGCATAACTCGGGCCAAATTTCTCATTGAATTGTACAGTCTTCTTTCTATTCATCATTGAGAGTTGGTACTGTCCTTTCCTGTTTATAGTTGGCGACATATTTGGGGAGCAATTAGACAGATTACTGCTGGAAGCAGATTGTATAGGTTTTTTCATTGCgtcttttatttcatattcGACAGCGATGGCTTCAAAAACCTGTAAGAAATTCAATAATTACGTAAAAGAGTTATCGTATGgtcatcatcataattattgtttgtttatttaagatAATATGTATTCTGAATAGTAGGAAAGTTTCAATCATATATAATATGATCGaagtagttaagtaagtaaataaacttctAGACTATCTGTTACCTGTTCAGCTACTAAGTTTCTCGCATACTGCGAATCCTTAGCGGGTAGTGTTTCTCTGCACAAAGCGCAACGCTCCAGTCTCGTCCAGCATgctgaaaattataatacagtgtaggtatttatcaggtccatattattatgatgagtcatcatattatttttcatcatTCATGACCAATAATCAAGTCTCTACACAAAATATGTATTCAATTTGACTTTAGTGTCGGCTGCCTATAAATATGTACAGACGTAACTAAATCTTACTTTCCCAGAcagtacataaaaaaactgttcCACTGGATATAAGTTAACAACAAACAACAATAAAGGTCAATTGGAAATTGATCCTATGTCCTAGGTCCTTTATGCTAAAAAAACCGCTTCGCCATCTTGTAGTCAGGTGGGGTGATTAATCATTTTTATCCATCCCCATCCTCACTAATGGGCAcgagtctccttccaatgaaggaagggtttggtagataaattaggtacctaccttcaCAATAAAGATGCGATCGCGCGCAGCTGAGAGGCTTGGTGGCGGTGGATGCGCAGACGCAGCACGCCAGAGCCTTCACCACGCCGGACAGCGCGCGCCGCGACCGCTCCCCGCGGGAACCTCCGCCGCAACTCCATAGTAACTGAAATTTTAAACACAAAATGTGTACTTAACTTAATGTAGGTCATATTAGTGTAAAAATGCCTTTTCAATATAGGCTTTGGTCTATCTTACCTACCTTTAACGACCatgttaggtattttataaatgacaCCTATAGGGATTCCACTAtggtattgtatttttgacgtttccttatgtctggtaagtaaagttggttttcctttgcagtcgtcaaatatgtatcggatttcgaatgtctaaaaaccaataatataatggacagagtataatcTTTAGTCTTAAATCTTTCAGTGATTGCAAAAGCCGTCATTTTTATGAACTTTCAGATGGGGCTAAGTCGTGAGTCGTGAGTCGTGAGTAAATACTGCGTAggtaatagtttatttttaacttttaactaCGACTGTTTCAGTAAAATTCTAATCTCACCTCAGGATCATCTCTAGGGTCAACCCCGCAGTTCCAGACCAGCAGCGacaccccgcgccccgccccgtCCCCGCGGATCAGACCAGCCACTTGGCCTACCTGTGGAATGATTCAAAAGGTAGGCATCAGGAAACAGTGTaggtatgtacggtggcctgcgcctaaaagtatacaggcggagtttttaaaatagcgatccctgatgatgaagggaccagctacatctgttataaatccggggacgtgttgtgtgtgatgtgtgtagcagtggtgtttatgtggatgtgcttgagcagcatgtgagcttgagatcgctattttaaaaactccgcctgtatacttttaggcgcaggccaccgtacctaatACGGTGAATAACTTGAAGTTAAAagattgaatttattttttaaggttTCGTGTCCATGCTACTTTTAGTTAATTCCAAAAAATCCTTGATAATTTATggcataataaaatacttctttatcaatataaataaataaaataggaaaCACTacctaaatttattaatagatTGTTATGTTTACAGATTTGTTAAGTCAACCTTGGTCATGTGATCCAATCAATGTTTATCCTCCTAAACTTAAACTTGACATTCACGACATAATCACAACTACGTAatttaatacataggtattatgatatacataattatactgaTTTTAAAGATAACGTCCACCTTTCAGTATCGTACTCAACAAACGTATCGCAtccagtaatatttttttctacttccatgagTATTGTATAGAAATAATACACACAAGTGCATCCACTTAATCGGAATTGCCGACGCCATTTCTCCATATATTTATGACAATCATTTTggtacgtacgataccgatagttGGCCACTTATCTTTATTCAGCAAACTCCACTAGTAAAATACCTAGAGTTtcgttaaaattattttaataggttgtttatgcaaaaaaaaaaccaccaCAAATCCGTTGTCACTAAAGTACTCACAGGCAACCCTAGCAAATCCCGTCCATCGGCCTGCAGCAAGCAGTCACCGGTCTTCAGCCCCGCGTGGTCGGCCCTGGAGGCCGGCGTCACCTCGCGCACCCAGGGGTAGGGGTCCCACAGCGTGCGCGTCAGCCGGAAGCCGAGACCCTCGCCCTCATCTTCGGGGAGGTTTAGCTGCATAGGAGTCGAGAgaggtaggtaaatataatGTTGGTGAAATAAACTACTTTACCAACATCAAACTAGTCCATACTAGGTACTCACTActtactatacctactatacatagataaataaataggtaatcgATTGAGATTCCAGTAAATggttatgtttattatttatcccAAAATCCATTTAGGTATCAAGGCCAATAAAATCATGGTCAGAAAAAGTTAACCTGAGGTCCATGGCCTACTACAGAATCACAAAATTCATGAAAAGTCCACCAGTGGTCCATGGTCCCCAGGTTTATCAGAATCATATCAATCAAAAGGACCTTGCATTCTTGTTGTTTTCGATATTTAATAATCCCATAATATACTTTAAAACTGGTTGAAATGATTAATTGCTCAAACTTACAACAACAAGTCTCACTCCAGCTGAACATTCCAAGTCACTTCCGCTTCCTGTACTGGTGGTTTCTGAGTACATACTAGCGTCAGTATAAACTCGCGTTAATGTGCTAGTAGTACTACAGTAGATTATGATAAGTTCTAAGTTAGTTCACAAACATCCGGAAGCTTTTTCAAATTGTATCAATTTTAAACGGCACTATTAATATCACTTTTACTATCACACACTACCTAGACACTTCACTTGGTATTTAGATAttaaaagttataataaaacaCTAACTTGAGCTTTTAGTTTCGCGCGCTTAATCGAACTGTTGTCGATATGTTTGGTTGAAAATCTGGCTAGTGTTGTTGCTTTAGTAAATAGAAGGTCATGTGATTGGTTTTATCGAGAATTATTTAAGACTTGTTAATACAGTCAAAGCACTTTGGTATTTTAATGGGAGGGATTTCagttaaataattaagaaaattattatgaacttAGTAGCATTTTCTTCAGCAATAAGGCTGTAACAGTATATAGCCTTCCTTTGTTATGGTAAGTAGGTGGCTAGTGTCTCATTTGTTTTCCACTAAGCTAATAGGTACATTCAACATCATCTGGATCACTTTCTAAG
Protein-coding sequences here:
- the LOC105390798 gene encoding uncharacterized protein LOC105390798 is translated as MYSETTSTGSGSDLECSAGVRLVVLNLPEDEGEGLGFRLTRTLWDPYPWVREVTPASRADHAGLKTGDCLLQADGRDLLGLPVGQVAGLIRGDGAGRGVSLLVWNCGVDPRDDPELLWSCGGGSRGERSRRALSGVVKALACCVCASTATKPLSCARSHLYCEACWTRLERCALCRETLPAKDSQYARNLVAEQVFEAIAVEYEIKDAMKKPIQSASSSNLSNCSPNMSPTINRKGQYQLSMMNRKKTVQFNEKFGPSYASDPNIHRSSQQQPELNINRQLPKRIISTNTNIGNSSLHKDNENSGKSVCTCQKNSTKPEKNIQTPNKQEQESPNCCNSLHGNPSSCQNLLIQHKLVARLRPACSLVDLQNSGLQTCGYSRSLNNINRTPCMDNNHHTGSLDDLKNNNCTSNYDSPVLLLAPQQPIYVLTYEHSN
- the LOC105390773 gene encoding DNA polymerase epsilon subunit 3, which encodes MAEKLEDLNLPMTVVTRIVKEALPDGVAISKEARTGLAKAASVFVLYVTSAATNIVKNNKKKTLTGQDVLEAMKDIEFDRFVEPLSEALESYKVALSAKKSLTTKKKDDSEDVELVEDD